In Scatophagus argus isolate fScaArg1 chromosome 3, fScaArg1.pri, whole genome shotgun sequence, one genomic interval encodes:
- the LOC124056798 gene encoding uncharacterized protein LOC124056798 — translation MSFTPNPTLVPDRDNLPLKKRDQRWSSPPPSPQEQRQQQQQQRQCDAVTFKAPYPYKNPSEFKTKHTGPFQPVPKRVPALYQPWMQTHTSTRPKPQVFSAFREHHGWAEWRDTNPLHFGWDFSHHYQHHSHFSGTSTLHPVHPHHPSRFRPVSLVNEGFQRVGGGYGWEQLKTSRDKSLSTEQQSNRRNKGPYVRSRDRKVEYIPRVEKANPPLLSTCLPHSPHEDLTLQHAALHKSTELLRHPVSGHYLVRDGRSSNTYTSMKEDASRSPALTSAQVPSSSSSPNHFPWLLPHFVAGSLIELRDGRLRRVEHLQTEDFLLGSLACPDLRLSCCTVQSISPSASSSSISRLLILLHDQQSQELVDVYVEYPFFVRGRGWSSCSPQRTARLCGLQCRQLCVGDVCLALTPVSAPQHPPSATQEPETCPRKSEEGCEPPETPQCQVSPGPEQPASGQKKETEVVRRRHYSAPEFRGPRTNCL, via the exons ATGAGCTTCACACCGAACCCAACTCTAGTCCCAGACAGGGACAACCTGCCGCTCAAAAAGAGAGACCAAAGATGGAgttcaccaccaccatcaccacaggAGCAacggcagcagcaacagcagcagcggcagtGTGATGCTGTAACATTCAAGGCGCCCTACCCTTACAAAAACCCCAGCGAGtttaagacaaaacacacaggccCTTTCCAGCCTGTACCAAAACGGGTTCCTGCACTGTACCAGCCCTGGATGCAGACTCACACATCCACCAGACCCAAACCTCAGGTCTTCTCCGCATTCAGGGAGCATCATGGCTGGGCAGAGTGGAGAGATACCAACCCCCTGCATTTTGGATGGGACTTTTCTCACCACTATCAGCACCACAGCCACTTTTCTGGCACATCTACACTCCACCCTGTCCACCCACACCACCCCTCCAGATTTAGACCAGTCTCCCTCGTCAATGAGGGTTTCCAAAGGGTGGGTGGAGGATACGGCTGGGAGCAGCTCAAGACATCAAGGGACAAGAGTTtaagcacagagcagcagagcaatCGTAGGAATAAAGGACCATATGtgaggagcagagacagaaaagttgAGTACATTCCCAGGGTTGAAAAAGCAAATCCTCCGTTGCTGAGTACATGCCTACCTCACTCTCCACATGAGGACCTCACATTGCAGCATGCTGCACTGCACAAATCAACCGAACTTCTGCGACATCCTGTTTCTGGACATTACTTGGTAAGAGACGGCAGGTCAAGCAACACATACACCTCCATGAAGGAGGACGCATCAAGATCTCCTGCACTCACATCTGCACAggttccctcctcctcttcatctcccaACCATTTCCCCTGGCTACTCCCTCACTTTGTGGCTGGCTCTCTGATAGAGCTCAGAGATGGGCGGCTGAGGAGGGTGGAGCACCTGCAGACGGAGGACTTCCTGCTGGGATCACTGGCCTGTCCAGACCTGCGCCTGAGCTGTTGCACAGTACAGAGCATCTCcccctcagcctcctcctcctcaatcTCACGTCTCCTCATCTTGCTTCACGATCAGCAGTCCCAG GAGTTGGTGGATGTCTATGTGGAGTACCCGTTCTTTGTGCGAGGACGCGGCTGGTCTTCCTGCAGCCCTCAGAGGACTGCCCGTCTCTGTGGTCTGCAGTGCCGACAGCTCTGTGTGGGGGACGTCTGCCTGGCTCTCACACCTGTCTCAGCGCCCCAGCATCCCCCGTCAGCCACCCAGGAGCCAGAAACCTGCCCCAGGAAGTCAGAAGAAGGCTGTGAGCCCCCAGAAACACCTCAATGCCAGGTCTCCCCAGGGCCAGAGCAGCCAGCATCGGGGCAGAAAAAGGAGACCGAGGTGGTCAGAAGGAGACACTATTCAGCCCCTGAGTTCAGAGGCCCACGGACTAACTGCTTGTAG